A single genomic interval of Bos javanicus breed banteng chromosome 8, ARS-OSU_banteng_1.0, whole genome shotgun sequence harbors:
- the LOC133252526 gene encoding interferon omega-1-like yields MALLESMASENLPQGSTRRRPSQPSSSLIFPMAFVLSLLMALVLVSYGPGGSLGCDLSQNHVLVGRQNLRLLDQMRRLSPRFCLQDRKDFAFPQEMVEGGQLQEAQAISVLHEMLQQTFNLFHTERSSAAWDTTLLEQLRTGLHQQLDDLDACLGQVMGEEDSALGRMGPTLAVKRYFQGIHIYLQEKEYSDCTWEIVRVEMMRSFSSSASLRERLR; encoded by the coding sequence ATGGCCTTGCTAGAAAGCATGGCATCAGAGAACCTACCTCAAGGTTCCACCAGACGCCGTCCCAGCCAGCCCAGCAGCAGCCTCATCTTCCCCATGGCCTTCGTGCTCTCTCTACTGATGGCCCTGGTGCTGGTCAGCTATGGCCCGGGAGGATCCCTGGGCTGTGACCTGTCTCAGAACCACGTGCTGGTTGGCAGGCAGAACCTCAGGCTCCTGGACCAAATGAGGAGACTCTCCCCTCGCTTCTGTCTGCAGGACAGAAAAGACTTCGCTTTCCCCCAGGAAATGGTGGAGGGCGGCCAGCTCCAGGAGGCCCAGGCCATCTCTGTGCTCCACGAGATGCTCCAGCAGACCTTCAACCTCTTCCACACAGAGCGCTCCTCTGCTGCCTGGGACACCACCCTCCTGGAACAGCTCCGCACTGGACTCCATCAGCAGCTGGACGACCTGGACGCCTGCCTGGGGCAGGTGATGGGAGAGGAAGACTCTGCCCTGGGAAGGATGGGCCCCACACTGGCCGTGAAGAGGTACTTCCAGGGCATCCATATCTACCTGCAAGAGAAGGAATACAGTGACTGCACCTGGGAAATTGTCAGAGTGGAGATGATGAGATCCTTCTCTTCATCAGCCAGCTTGCGAGAAAGGTTAAGATGA